In Triticum urartu cultivar G1812 chromosome 6, Tu2.1, whole genome shotgun sequence, the following proteins share a genomic window:
- the LOC125512723 gene encoding alpha-1,3-arabinosyltransferase XAT2-like: MKAALRSRQEPRRVSNGVIIAAMLLSLCVLSIVKARYCSTPFGKPDDQLKEQMNSSIRMETDDEPTPAATTVGVSEEDAEEDVEEDSAAPVPKVTAERAEKTAVFSGAGAGRKDKDKGHNKKKKPTCFMTSKRSERCEAAGDIRVVGNASTIYIDSLDREWRTKPYARYHDPVAMTHVREFLLRPFPADAPPPACTKNHSVPGFVFSNRGFSGNLYHDYTDVLVPLFLSTRRFNGEVQFLLSDLKPWWVAKFRPLFRQLSKYEVVDVNNDLEVHCLPRIVVGSDFHKDMGIVPSKAGGGVSIVDFKRTLRDAFGLERAAASRGGATGAGKPRLLIISRKNSRRFLNEREMAAAATAMGFDVRIAEPDQHTDMSTFARLVNSADVMVGVHGAGLTNMVFLPAGAVLIQVVPFGGLEWLTGVTFKNPAADMEVTYMDYNVQLEESSLLEQYPRNHQVLTDPYAVHKQGWDALKAAYLDKQNVRLDLDKFRATLRDALSRLPPASTPAA, from the exons ATGAAGGCGGCGCTGCGGAGCCGGCAGGAGCCGCGGCGGGTCAGCAACGGCGTCATCATCGCCGCCATGCTCCTCTCCCTCTGCGTCCTCAGCATCGTCAAGGCCAGATACTGCTCCACCCCCTTCG GCAAGCCGGACGACCAGCTCAAGGAGCAGATGAACTCCAGCATCCGGATGGAGACCGACGACGAGCCCACGCCCGCCGCCACCACGGTCGGAG TGTCAGAGGAGGACGCGGAGGAGGATGTGGAGGAGGACAGCGCCGCCCCGGTGCCCAAGGTCACCGCGGAGAGGGCGGAGAAGACAGCCGTTTTCTCCGGCGCCGGCGCGGGGAGGAAGGATAAGGATAAGGGgcacaacaagaagaagaagccgACCTGCTTCATGACGAGCAAGCGCTCCGAGCGGTGCGAGGCGGCGGGGGACATCCGGGTGGTCGGCAACGCCTCCACCATCTACATCGACTCGCTGGACCGGGAGTGGCGGACCAAGCCGTACGCGCGGTACCACGACCCCGTCGCCATGACCCACGTCCGGGAGTTCCTCCTCAGGCCCTTCCCGGCCGACGCGCCGCCGCCGGCCTGCACCAAGAACCACTCCGTCCCCGGGTTTGTGTTTTCCAACCGCGGCTTCTCCGGCAACCTCTACCACGACTACACGGACGTGCTGGTGCCGCTCTTCCTCAGCACGCGCAGGTTCAACGGCGAGGTGCAGTTCCTGCTCAGCGACCTCAAGCCCTGGTGGGTGGCCAAGTTCCGGCCGCTGTTCCGGCAGCTGTCCAAGTACGAGGTCGTCGACGTGAACAACGACCTGGAGGTGCACTGCCTGCCCCGCATCGTCGTCGGCTCCGACTTCCACAAGGACATGGGCATCGTCCCGTCCAAGGCCGGCGGCGGCGTCTCCATCGTCGACTTCAAGCGCACCCTCCGCGACGCCTTCGGGCTGGAGCGCGCCGCGGCGTCCCGCGGCGGCGCCACGGGcgccggcaagccgcgcctcctCATCATCTCCCGCAAGAACTCGCGGCGGTTCCTCAACGAGCGGGAGATGGCGGCCGCCGCCACGGCCATGGGCTTCGACGTGCGCATCGCGGAGCCCGACCAGCacaccgacatgtccaccttcgcGCGGCTGGTGAACTCGGCGGACGTGATGGTGGGCGTGCACGGCGCCGGGCTGACCAACATGGTGTTCCTCCCCGCGGGGGCCGTGCTGATCCAGGTGGTGCCGTTCGGGGGCCTGGAGTGGCTCACCGGCGTGACCTTCAAGAACCCGGCGGCGGACATGGAGGTGACGTACATGGACTACAACGTGCAGCTGGAGGAGAGCTCGCTGCTGGAGCAGTACCCGCGGAACCACCAGGTGCTGACGGACCCCTACGCCGTGCACAAGCAGGGGTGGGACGCGCTCAAGGCCGCCTACCTGGACAAGCAGAACGTGCGGCTGGACCTGGACAAGTTCAGGGCCACGCTCCGGGACGCGCTCAGCCGGCTGCCGCCGGCGTCGACGCCGGCGGCCTGA